The nucleotide window aaaaaattaaaaaggaaagaaaaaaactttctttctgcttcccttttttttttggcgcgAAAAAAAAGGAGGCAGCAATGAAAATAGCCAATGGGGATCGGGAGGTGTGCGTGGCCTCGCCTGCGGCCAAGGCTCCGTCGGTCGGAgatgagaaagagagggaggcAGACGCATTCGTGCCACCTCTAAACTTTGCGATGGTCGACAATGGCGTGTTTAGGTCCGGTTTCCCTCATTCTGCCAATTTCAGCTTTTTGAAATCCCTAGGCCTACGTTCCGTTATGTAAGTCAAATCCAGCAAtgtttttgtaaatttaatttattcctattttcttctttttctgggcACTTCAAATTTGACTTCAGTTTATCAAAGTTCGGTAATTTTGACTAATTCTTTGGTTTGGGTTCGTGCGTTTGCGTTAGATACTTGTGCCCGGAGCCGTATCCGGAGGAGAACGAAgagtttttgaaagaaaatgggATTAGGCTTTTCCAGTTTGGGATGGATGGCTCTCAGGTTTCCTCTTATTTTTGCCTTATTTTGCAATAATGGTATTTTGACATAATATCTTGAGAGTTGAGATTAGACAATAAGATGATACAGATGCAAACTTTGTCATCTCTATGTTATAATTCCTGCTATAACCGTGTGTGTTTACCAATTTGGGTGCTCTTCTGTAGAAAAATGATTATGCAGAAGATTTGAACCTCTGGGACAAAAGCTTGAATTTATTAGAAATCACATGAAGGCttggggaaaagaaaaagactatttgattgatgatttcagataaaatttgtttttggagTGAAAGAGTTTCTGGTTTGAGTTCATGAGTTTTTAAAACAATTAACATCCGTCACCGCTTGTTGAGAAAAAGAGACGTGGCAAATTGCGTGTCAAAATCACCTCACTTCATCAGCTTAAGTGCAAGTCTGATGAATTTTTGGGCAAGAGATGCATCACCATGAGCCTATGGCCTTGCTGTATTCCACTCCCAATTTGCTGGTGCAAGCCCCGTGTCCATTGTCTTTTTTCCCACTACAATGCCCCTTTCTGCTGAGCCTCCGCTTTGCATGAAATCTATAATTAAATGGAACGACAAGATAAACATATTGACAATCCTAATAAGCAGTTGGATTTTATATTTACTTGTTACTGACGTATGTTCCATGTTTGAAAACAGCCGTGCGTCTCTAACCTTAGGTTTGTTTTTGCTTGCCTTGTGCTCTAACGGTTTTCCTTAACTCTTTCAGTTACTAGATATAGTTTTGTCAGCTGGCAGTAAGTGTAGATTTCATTTGCCTTTTGTTCTCTACTCTGGTTTTGTCTGCAGTACCGATGAACTAACCCCTACATGTTCGAAGATTCTTTCTGCTGTTGTTTCTCTGTTTTCGGTGACTTAAATGTTATTCAGTCTTTTGAAATGAACTTGTTGGCATGTTGACTGATGATGTCTTCTGAGCTCAATCATGTTCTTCTTTGAGCTAGTTATAATTGCTATCAGTTGATGTTTTCACTCATGTGGCGTGCAACATATTTGCAAATGGATGCTGGACGACAGGAACATTTTGTGAAAATTCCGGAGCATGCAATTCGTGAAGCATTAAAAGTAGTCCTTGGTATATCACAACACCTTCAACTTAAaagtttttttcccttccttttTTGTGCTTAAGATTATACCACAGCAATTTGCTTATCGACTTGGATGCCTGTGTGTGCAAGATGTAAGGAATCACCCGCTCCTGATTCATTGCAAACGAGGGAAGGTACTCAATTCTTTTTAACTTATTTGCATTCTCTCACCCAAAATGTTGGGTTCCATCTTCCAACAATAcaagtgttttcttttttgatattGTGCAGCACCGGACAGGCTGCCTTGTTGGATGCGTAAGAAGGTTGCAAAAATGGTGCCTGACCTCAATCTTCGACGAGTACCAGAGGTTTGCAGCTGCAAAAGCTAGAGCTTCAGATCAAAGGTTCATCGAATTGTTTGATATTTCTAGCGACGAACACTTGCCAATGTCATTTTCGTGTTCAAAAAGGATAGTGTAGAGTCTTTCGCTACCTAGAGAATGACCTTTCGGCCCTTTTAGTATGTGAAGATGATTATTGATGATTAATCAAGTCCAGAAGAATGTGCAGTACTCAAAATGCGTGTTCATTTTCATTCAAATCTGTACCTAGCAGTACAAAATAGTCGTTGATTCCAACTTCACTTTAAACTTTTGATGATGCATGAATTTGACCTGTCACTAAATTCCCAGTCGAAAATTAAGAGGGTTTATTAATGTTTAGAAGCATGAAAACCAACTGCAGTGCATAAGTTTGAAAAATCGCTAGGCGGTAGgctaaaagataaaagaaaagaacccgACCGCCTAGGGCCGCCTAGAAccgcctaggccgatttttcgaacACCCTGAGATTGTCATAAattctggaaaagaaaaagataaaatgaaatgaaattgaaaagaatgTGGACGAGAAACAATCGAATCGCCAATCCAAATAATGACGACCGAAACGATGGCTCGGCCTTTTCACTCTACCTCGCTATTCTTCTCAATCCAAGAGACACACAAACTGTCCCTCGTTATGTAAAAGAAGCGAGGCATAAATTAattcaaacaaagaaataaaaaaacaaaagaacaaaactgaGAGTAGAAACTACAGATCTACATAAAGGGGCTGAAGAACTCAATTCTTCCAAAGCTGCTGCGTCGTGGGAATTTATATAGTCGCCAACCCTAGCTTAGCCCCTTTCGAAATTACCACACAACCCTTATCTTACTATACGTGGATCACAATTGGGCCTGTAATTTTCATTCAGTCCCAATCTCGCATCAACGGGCCCAATCTGCTCAACGATTTATCCGAAAGATGCAGGGATATCTGGATCCCAGTGGCCCCCGGCCGCCTGATTTGATGAATGTCCAATAGAAGAGTCAAATCCGTTAGAGTCAACGATTCTACCAACATAACAAGGATCGACGGTGGAAGATGATCTAATAAGTAGGGCCCACCTTAGATTATTAAACCCCGACGGAATTCATCCAACTAGTTTAGGGTTTGAAGCCCAAGTGTGCTTCCAGCTATTTAGGGTTTTTATCCTCCCCCACCTGGGTTGCTGAGCGCCTGAACATTCTAGGATTGGAATTCATCCAATCCACCTCGGCTCTTGAGGCTCCAAAAGTCCATCCTTCCGAATCAAAGCCTTTGCGTAAAAGATTCATGCTTTTTGAGTTTCGTCATTGGTAAGTGCCTCgcttctctttcctttttcgtTAAATTTCCGTCTAAAACAGTGCAAGCTCTCTGCTTTAATTCTCCTGTGCCTTAATTTTCAATTAGATAGATACGAGCTTTTGTATATACAAGCGAGGGTGCGTTTGTGAGCAAgtgggagagagggagagtatTAAATGGGGAAATCAGGGGGCAGAAAGAAGAAGGGAGCTTCAAACCAAGTTTCTATTGATGGAAATTCATCTCCAATGGCTAATGGTGGTGTTGATTTGGACTCTTCAATCTTTTTGAAAAGAGCACAAGAGCTCAAAGAAGAAGGGAACAAGAGATTTCAGAGTAAGGACTATGTGGGTGCTCTTGAGCAGTATGATAATGCTCTTAAGCTTACTCCTAAGATTCACCCGGACAGGGCGGTTTTTCATAGCAATAGAGCCGCTTGTTTGATGCAAATGAAGCCTATAGATTATGAAACTGTGGTTGCTGAATGCACCATGGCGCTTCAGGTTCAGCCCCGGTATGTCCGGGCTCTCCTTCGGAGGGCTCGGGCATTTGAGGCGATAGGGAAGTATGAAATGGCAATGCAGGATGTTCAGGTGTTATTGGGGGCTGACCCAAATCACCGGGATGCTTTGGAGATTGCCCAGCGGTTGCGGACAGCGCTTGGGCCTCGTCAGGAGGCTCAGCAGGACCTCCAGAGCCGCCCGTCCCCTGCCGCCCTTGGGGCTTCCGCAGTTCGCGGTGCTCCAATTGCTGGGCTGGGGCCTTGTTTACCAGCCCGGCCAGCAGCAAAGAAGGCAGCTGCTTCAGCTGGGGGTTCTGGTTTATCCCAAATTAACAGGCCAGATAAGCCACAAACAGTTCTACCGGCTGAGAATGGACCTGAGCCCAAAACCCAGATGCCAAAACTTGTATTGAAGCCTACAAATGCTTCTTCAAAATCTCCTAATCCAAGTAAGGCTAACCAGAAGGAGCCATCATCAGTTTCATTGTCCATTCATGAGCAGCGTTCTGAGGCTGCAAATCGATGGAGACCATTGAAGCTTGTTTATGATCACGACATAAGGCTTTCCCAAATGCCTGTTAATTGCACTTTCAGAGTGTTAAGGGAAGCTGTAACTAAACGCTTTCCATCATCAAAGTCAGTTTTGATCAAGTATAAGGATAATGATGGTGATTTGGTGACTATAACCTCTACAGCTGAACTTAGGTTGGCTGAGTCTTGTGCAGACAGGGTCATTCCAGAAGACCCTGAAATAGATAAAGCTGACTCGATTGGAATGTTGAGATTGCATATTGTGGAGGTGACTCCCGAGCAGGAACCAcctttgttggaagaagaggaggaaaaaGCTGCCGAAAACGAGGGGATCAAGGAAGATGAAAGCAATTCTAATTCATCACTTAGTGAATCTGTTTTGGAAGCTGGTGATTATGAAACTGATAAGGCGGAGAAAGAAGCTCAAAAGGAGAAACCAGAAGCCTCAGAAGATCCTGAGTGCAAGGAATTGGAAATGGATGACTGGTTGTTTGAGTTTTCTCAGCTTTTCCGCAGCCATGTCGGTATTGATCCAGATGCTCACATTGATTTGCATGAGCTTGGAATGGAGCTTTGTTCTGAGGCCCTTGAAGAGACAGTAACTAGTGAAGAAGCTCAGGGTCTTTTTGACAAGGCTGCCTCAAAGTTCCAGGAGGTGGCTGCATTGGCTTTCTTTAATTGGGGAAATGTTTATATGTGTGCGGCAAGGAAAAGGATTCCCTTAGATGAGTCTGCTGGAAAGGAGGTAGTGGAATCACAGCTTCAAACGGCTTATGACTGGGTCAAGGAAAAATATTCCTTGGCCAGAGAGAAATATGAGGAGGCACTGTCGATCAAGCCAGACTTTTATGAGGGGCTGCTGGCCCTGGGGCAGCAGCAATTTGAAATGGCCAAACTTCATTGGTCATTTGCACTTGCTAAGAAAATAGATCTCTCAAGTTGTGATTCCACAGAAATGCTGAACCTTTTTGACAGTGCAGAGGAGAAGATGAAAGTTGCCACTGAGATGTGGGAGAAGCTGGAGGAGCAGAGAGCAAAGGAACTAAAGGATCCAAGTGCAAGCAAAAGAGAAGAATTgttgaaaaaaaggaaaaaacaaggAAGCGGTAACGAAGGAGAGTCCTCTGGAGCATCTGGTCAGGGTGAGATTTCGGCAGATGAAGCAGCAGAACAGGCAGCTGTTATGAGATCACAGATCCATCTTTTCTGGGGTAACATGCTTTTTGAGCGATCTCAGGTTGAATGCAAATTGGGGCTGGATGGTTGGAAGAAAAACCTGGATGCTGCTGTCGAGCGCTTTAAGCTTGCTGGAGCTTCGGAGGCTGACATTTCTTTGGTTCTGAAGAACCATTTCTCCAATGGCGATGGAGTTGAGGGAGATGGGAAAAAGGTTCAGAATTTAGGCAGTGATGTACCCGTTAAAGCCAATAAAGACAATGAGATTCTTTCAGGGAAGTgagataatttattttaatggtGGCTTCCGTGAATAATCTTCAATTGTGCTTGTTAGTCATGATAATAAACTGGAGAGAGGAAgtgcttttgttttctgtaCTGAATGGAGGAATGCTGGAATTCTTTTTGTTCAGTTCTGAAAGATTGGGTGCCAGAATATGCAGCTGTGTACTCAACAAGATTTTGGGCAATGTTCTTTTGGTAAAGATGACATGTTGTAAACATTTTTTTCGCAAGGCTGATGAGTTTTAAGTGTCAACTTTATGTGCGTAGGGTCTTATTTTTAGCTCGCTGCTCCACTTCGGTGCAGTGTGGTTTATAAATgctaatctttatttttacgATGCATCTTATTTGAGCTGATTCTTAAATTTATTACAGATCACCAGAAACCAAATGGATACAAGCTCTTCAAATTTGTTCCCCTCATATTGTTAATTCTTAAGTTCTTGTTATTGTCAGTTTCAGATGTGATTTCATGTCAGTAGAAAAATGAAGAGATTTTCAGGACTTTTCTCCCTTTGGTTGCCAATGCCAATGAGGATGAAATCGATTTTAACTTAAATATTGACCATGATGGGAAGATGCCATTATTCTTAGTGATggcaaatcaaaatttgaggGCTCTGACTGAGCCATACCAAATGGATGGAGTgcttgaatatattattttggagGCTACAAATTACAATAGATAGAATGAGAATCAGCTAATACATTTTTTGCATCTCCCAACAATTCCATTCTATATTCAATATAATGAGGATTAATTAACAATCAAACATGGATCCCTCAAAGATTTTGGCATCTAATcatttgtatttatatattgttttcaattacagaAACAGTTATGCAGATTAGATATGGTTGGTCACTTTCTATAACAGTATACTTCATCCACATCATAAACACTAAACACATTCACACCATGGGATGGGAACTACTACTCCCAACTCCCAAGCTAAGCTTATAACTACGAATTCCACCAGGCCAGGAGGAAATAAAAcacagaaaatttaaaataaaacccaGACTTCTCCTCCCAACAGCTTTATTTAGAACACCAACTACTACTAGCACACAAAAGCACACAAACccaatttgaattattttattgtCATCCATCGGACAGCTCAGACAGTTGCAACAGGGTCCAAATTAACGGTGGATTCCATGGCCTTCATGGCTTCAAATCTTGGTTCCTTGGCATGGAATTTGAGGCCAGAATAGAGCTTCATGTAatcatcaaacacaaatttggGGTAGGCTGAGATATTCTCAGTTTCTTTTTCCAGCAATGCTGGTGCTGGGCAGATAAAAGCATCATCACCTGGGTTGTAGAATGAGGCTATGGACATTCTGGTACCATCCGGCTGCGCTATCACACGGTGCATCACACTCTTGTATTTCCCATTAGTGATCACCTATATTAATAATTC belongs to Prunus persica cultivar Lovell chromosome G4, Prunus_persica_NCBIv2, whole genome shotgun sequence and includes:
- the LOC18778854 gene encoding HSP-interacting protein produces the protein MGKSGGRKKKGASNQVSIDGNSSPMANGGVDLDSSIFLKRAQELKEEGNKRFQSKDYVGALEQYDNALKLTPKIHPDRAVFHSNRAACLMQMKPIDYETVVAECTMALQVQPRYVRALLRRARAFEAIGKYEMAMQDVQVLLGADPNHRDALEIAQRLRTALGPRQEAQQDLQSRPSPAALGASAVRGAPIAGLGPCLPARPAAKKAAASAGGSGLSQINRPDKPQTVLPAENGPEPKTQMPKLVLKPTNASSKSPNPSKANQKEPSSVSLSIHEQRSEAANRWRPLKLVYDHDIRLSQMPVNCTFRVLREAVTKRFPSSKSVLIKYKDNDGDLVTITSTAELRLAESCADRVIPEDPEIDKADSIGMLRLHIVEVTPEQEPPLLEEEEEKAAENEGIKEDESNSNSSLSESVLEAGDYETDKAEKEAQKEKPEASEDPECKELEMDDWLFEFSQLFRSHVGIDPDAHIDLHELGMELCSEALEETVTSEEAQGLFDKAASKFQEVAALAFFNWGNVYMCAARKRIPLDESAGKEVVESQLQTAYDWVKEKYSLAREKYEEALSIKPDFYEGLLALGQQQFEMAKLHWSFALAKKIDLSSCDSTEMLNLFDSAEEKMKVATEMWEKLEEQRAKELKDPSASKREELLKKRKKQGSGNEGESSGASGQGEISADEAAEQAAVMRSQIHLFWGNMLFERSQVECKLGLDGWKKNLDAAVERFKLAGASEADISLVLKNHFSNGDGVEGDGKKVQNLGSDVPVKANKDNEILSGK
- the LOC18778180 gene encoding probable tyrosine-protein phosphatase At1g05000 gives rise to the protein MKIANGDREVCVASPAAKAPSVGDEKEREADAFVPPLNFAMVDNGVFRSGFPHSANFSFLKSLGLRSVIYLCPEPYPEENEEFLKENGIRLFQFGMDGSQEHFVKIPEHAIREALKVVLDVRNHPLLIHCKRGKHRTGCLVGCVRRLQKWCLTSIFDEYQRFAAAKARASDQRFIELFDISSDEHLPMSFSCSKRIV